The Vanessa tameamea isolate UH-Manoa-2023 chromosome 25, ilVanTame1 primary haplotype, whole genome shotgun sequence genome segment tatatccatccacatccatcctcaaaacctttctcactgTCTATTCTGCTAAGGGTTTTGGCTTAAATTTTACAGGCTGCCTGACCAACAAACCCTCCTTGGGAATGCTGTCGCGGTGGTTTACCCGCCACCGCGCGGGTAATCCATATAATAAGCATGTATTATAcctataaaccttcctcttgaaatCTTGCTTATTgttgaaaaccgcattaaaatcgtttgcgtagtttaaaagatttaagcgtacaaattacacaagcgactttgttttatactatatagacgtgtaaaatatataaacttgaaAAACATGATAACAAGTCTAGGGAAAAAAcctgcaatatatatataagtaattaagggcattattttcaatacttaaaataaattctgcCCGCGGCTTCTCCCGTGCTATAGGGGGCAGATGTGGACCTGGTTATTAATTCAGGTTATAACTTATCTCTATTTGAAATTTCAGCGAGATCTGACCAGCCGTTTACATGTGATTGACTtacaaactttcacatttataatattagtaggtatatattttttagtttcctAACCAAAAAGGCTCTTGAAAGAACCAGTATATTACACTAAATGAATGCAAAAACGAACgaacgttaaattattatatagtgaTTAGGATTCTTCCGAGAAACTTCTGATATTATTTCGTAGGCGTGGGCGATCCCTTGACCCTTGAAACTAACCTGCATAAACTACTCCGATGACCTTTGAAGGGCACCGAGGGACGCACAAGGTCGTCGACGGTAAAATTTTGTAACTGATCGCTACGGTAGTTGGATTGAAATTGGTCAGAACGAGAAAGTTTATTTGAGACACGAATATCATAGAAAAGTAACAAaggtatattttacaatttaaaaaagtaggtaTGTATCTTTTTgtaatgtcatgtcatgtcatgtcatgttgcagaattttgttgaaataagacacatgcaggtttcctcacgatgttttccttcaccgccgagcacgagatgaattataaatactacttataaatactacatatatatacatgaaaattcagtgatgcttccCTGGGCTTGCgggttgaacccgcaatcatcggttaagatgcaccactactaaccactgggccatcaagGCTCACTCAATTTTAATTTCgtcaaaatataatgaattgcACTGACTCCATATCAACGACGTTATAATTGACTTCTACAATGCAGCTTGTAAAAGTCAATTATAAAGACATTTAAAGCAAGAAATTGCTTAATAACATCTCACTAGCCAGTAATTACACATCCTGCCCCTTTAATTGCACTCCTGGGgcataaaatgcattttatcaCATAACGGTTAATAAAGGACATAGGTTTTAATGTcgccaatattatttataatcgtcGGGCATATTGTGAACTGAGCTGGTCCAGTAGAATACCTGAGTCTTAATTGACGATCACAGGTTCAAATTTTGTGTTTAggcaaaaatatcttttttttatgatatcggtaggcggacgaagcaaatgggccacctgatggtaagtagtcaccaccgcccatagacattaatttatataagtgtATTAATTGtgtccaattattttttttatttttaatcgattgTAGTGTATATTTTCACACAGCTTAATTATACATTCTAATAAGTCTACATACCATACTTAAAGCGTgacgaaaattataattaaatgtgactaattatgtatgtgtgtacatCAGTATGTACAGTCGtgatcgattttaatattttatttgtatttattaaatgtttaagagGAAACTAACTTGTCGGTAAAACAATGCCATCTGATTGTTGCACGTTTAAGTGATTTACGACCGAATTACTATTTGTGATTGAGCTCAAAATCCTATAACAATGGATGTCACATTTATATTCTGTGACAGTTTTTATAGTCACGTTTCGACCGCGGTCAGTTCGGTACTGTTCGTTCATTCGATAATTTACAAACATCGCACGAATGTACTTGCTATGGTGCAAACGTAAATTTTTCCTTTGATTAACACGCGTCACACAAAAAACAGCCTTAACGCACACGCAATAAagcttagaaatattttttcgaatagtaggaataatatttaagtttcacTGTGACCGACATTTATTCGCAGTGTTATGTTAGAAAATTAGTAGAAAATCGTCTTTATTATGTAGATAATAAGAGCTAACATGAGTTTTTTTTGTACCAAAATCGAGCAATGTTGATACTTAAGTCAACTTTGAACTATATTCATAAGGCTATCATTTATTGTTGTTCCGTTATGTAAACTAGAAAAAAaagagtaatttaatatttttttaaattatccgtGGCTCAACGATCTAAAGATAATCACGTTAAAgtcaaatattgatttattatttcgtataatcaaataaaatcgcTTTTATCTAAAATCAAAAATGATGTTgcattatcatttaattttgacgtgaaatattttttttatagctttagGCTATGTGACTTCAGATCGTAATAATTCTGCCTAATAATTTAAGATGTTAAAAGGGCTCGCATCATTAACATTTGATAAAGTTACAATATTAGAAACTGGTTGTTCTTTAATATCCATCAAAACCGTCCACCAAACacgtaaaaacatttcattgaaAGCATTCTTAACCTTTTTTTAGCGTAAATTGTACGACATGCCTATTTTTGATAACTAATTATCAAAATTCCGACTTGAAGTTTGTTTTGGCAGCTTTCAAAAATATAACGACTTAGTTACGTTTGCTCATTGGATATTTTGAATACTAGCCTTGCAGATATTGTTAGTTACAGATAAATAAGATTGTTAGTTTCCAGTACGTAATAACGGAAATTGATATCGTGGATATATTACTAGGAAATAAATCAATGGAAGCAACGGATCTCCAGCTTAAGCCGTACAAATGGCTTAACGAAGCGGCAATCTTCAACAAAAACGACGAGCAGATACCAATCGAGTGGCTCGAAACGAACGCGGACTTTATTGTCCTCCTTTTCACGTCCTGCGGTGTAGACAAGGACGGAATCATTGAGAAATTCtatgaaatatatgaaaacgTCAAGTTCGTGAACCTTCCTATCGAAGTCATCTTTGTACCGATGGACGAGACCGAAGAAGACTTTAATCATGCATACGAGCAACAAGCGAATTGGTTTACTCTTAAATATTCTGATCCCCTGGTAGTTGTGCTCAAATATATGTACGGAATAACATGTGTTCCCAGCTTAGTGGTTATAAAAGTTGATGGTACCATTATTTCCAAACAAGGGATATTAGATTTGGAAAAATATGGAAAAAATGCGGTAGTCACATGGATCTCCAGGACAGCATCTATTAAAAATCCCAGGAAATTAAGCAAAGAACTGACGATGTATGGAGATAAGTGGAAATATATGACTGTGGTTAAAAGTAAGCCGGCTAAAGCTGATTATCAAAGGAAATTCAGTACGGCTGTGAACGACGCTATTTCAAAATCGTCAGAatgatttttttcgttttaatatttacgtagaatatataactatacaaaTGATGACCGCGTGCATTGAGGCCAAGAATACTAGCAGAATTTTACCGTTGTATCGCAATTTCTGTTCTCAAAAATGAATATACGTGTACCTTGCTTATTATAATAAGCCCttgcttattataataacttttttttcgtAACATACTCGAACGTACTTGTTAAATATGTATAGTGATTAGGCTATACGACCTTCATTGTTAAATGATGCAAAACTAGGCTGAATATGATTAAGCTAaacattgcaaataaaaaattgacaacatgacatttaattaaaaagtcataATATTTAGTCGAGTGACAAGAAGATAAATGAGTGTGATGTTAAAAGTGTTTTGCATACAAGCTCAACTTTTCTCTAACTTTTTGCAATACAATACGCGACAGGGTTGTCACTGTAacagtttaaatttagaatgaaaaaaaaaaaatgtttaaatgtgttCTTTTGTTCTgattatagttatatttcatGTACGAAATTGACCGCtccttttatatatgtaatgtttgactgatttaatattaagtgtCCATTCGGTCGTTTgtgtttttgaattaaatatgttatgcaAAATATgcattttagatttatttcgcAGCAGGTactagaaattatcttaaaaaaaagtatcttcaAACGATATTAACCAATGAATCtgtatgtatatgaat includes the following:
- the LOC135194125 gene encoding uncharacterized protein LOC135194125, which translates into the protein MEATDLQLKPYKWLNEAAIFNKNDEQIPIEWLETNADFIVLLFTSCGVDKDGIIEKFYEIYENVKFVNLPIEVIFVPMDETEEDFNHAYEQQANWFTLKYSDPLVVVLKYMYGITCVPSLVVIKVDGTIISKQGILDLEKYGKNAVVTWISRTASIKNPRKLSKELTMYGDKWKYMTVVKSKPAKADYQRKFSTAVNDAISKSSE